One Thermoanaerobacter pseudethanolicus ATCC 33223 genomic window, TAGCATCAACCAAAGTAGTTTTTCCATGATCAACATGAGCAATAATGGCTATATTTCTTACATCTTCTCTTACATATTTCATAAGGTATCTCCTTCCATAAAATAGGCTATATCGCGTATACAGTATTATATGATATATCAAGGAATAAAAATAGTCAATATAAAAAAGAGCACTCCTTGGAGTACTCTTTTTTTATGCTTATCTTATAACGCGTCGTGCTGTAGTATAATGGTCTTTATAATATCCCGAAGTTATATTACTTATTATCACTTTTCCAGCCCCTGAAGAGCTGTGTATAAACTCACCATTGCCTATATATATTCCTGAGTGATTTATCACACTACTTCCCAAAGTTTTAAAAAATACCAAATCTCCTGGTTGAAGGTTGCTATAACTTACATATTCTTCTACAGTAGATTGGTCCTTCGCCGTTCTTGGTAAATTAATATCAAAATTCTTAAAAACATATTGAACAAAACCGGAACAATCAAACCCTGCAGGAGATGAACCTCCATACACATACTTGGTTCCCAAAAGAGATTTAGCAAATTCTATAAGCTTGTTTACCACACTTCTATCTACGTCTCCTCTTGATACAATCGTTTGTGTTCCTACTGATAAATATTGGCCATATATCCAACCTTCTCTTCCATCTGAAAGCCTTATATTGTACCATCCATTTTGATTTCCTAATACATCCACTTTTGTATTTTTTGTAACTTGTGCTATCACATTGGCAGATATATTACCTGCACTTCTCACATTTACTACACTACCTGTTACTATGCCAACAGCTATTGGTGTTCTATTAACACTTCCTCTTGATACAGTAGTATCTACACTTTTTACTGCTAAATATTGACTGTAAATCCATCCTTCTTTGTTGTTAGAAAGTCTTACTTTGTACCAATCATTTTGCTTTCCTAAAACATCTACTACAGTATTTTTTGCAAGTTGTGTTATTATGCTTGCAGATAAACTGGCTGCACTTCTTACGTTCACTCTACTACCGGTCACAGTACCAACTCCTGTTACCGGTGCATTTTGGCCATTAACTAATGCTAAATACTCTCCAAAAACCCAACCTTCTTTTCCATCTGAAAGCTTAATCTTGTACCATCCATTTTGCTGATCTAACACAGTCACAGTATCATTTAAATTTAGCCGTGTAATAATGCTTCCTGATAAACTGCCCTGCGTTCGTACATTTACATAATTTCCCGTAATCTTTCCAACTCCCAATCCTTCTGCAAACGCTGGGTTCAAAAAAGAACTACCAATCAGCGTCGCGCCAAACACAGAAATTCCAAAAATCATCTTTCCTATTCGCTGATCCACTGCAAATCTCCTTCCTTTATTGCCTCCGGAGTTAGCTGTCGGGTGCGGGACAGAAGGTATCCCTACTGCAGCTTCACTGCAGATTAACCCCAAAAAGCGGTTCCTCCGTACCTTTCGGATTCGGCAAGATTGCATATTTTGTCCTTTTGTCTTATCTTATCATATCCTACAGTCAAAGTCAATGTTTACATTACATTTTCTTAAACTTTTTAATCTTTTTTTAATATATTTTATAAAAAATTAATAATTTGTGTGACAAAAAAATAAAAGGCTTAACGCCTCTTTTCTCTTTTATTTATGGTGCGGATTTATTTATGGTGCGGAGGGTGGGACTTGAACCCACACGGGAAACCCCATACGCCCCTCAAACGTACGCGTCTGCCAGTTCCGCCACCACCGCACGCTTTTTTAATTTCGTCACACTATGAATTATATAATCTTTTTAGGTCAGTGTCAATACCTATTTTTTAATACTACTTTTTTATATACCATTTTTCTATATTGTCGAAAACATTAAATCCAGTAGGGTCCACACCTTTTACATTGTCATATGCCATAACTGCTCCTTCAATATAGAAAAGGCCAATTATAGGTTGTTCCTCTAAAAAAACTTGTTCCAAAACTTGATAATCTGCTTTTAAAGAATTTTCTTCTAAATCATAAAAAATTCTACTATATATTTCATCAACTTTAGAATTACTATAACCCATAAAATTATCTTTGCCTTTTGTCATAAACATCGCAGACATATCTTGATTATAACTTAAATTCCACTCCATTAGCACCAAATCAAACTTACCCGAATACACAGAACTTAGTAAATTATCCCAATCTTTTGGTACAATTTTTATTTCAATTCCTATGCTTTTTAAATTATTCTTTATAATTTGAGCAGTCTTAATTAAATAAGGATTATTTACATTTACTATCAAATCAAATTTAAGTTGATAAGTTCCATTGTTCCTTATCCCTTTAACTAAATTCCAACCATTTTCCTCTAATATTTTATTTGCCTCTTTTATATCGTAATTATGAGCTACTATTTTACTACTATAAAGCCATGAATCAGGGCGGACTGGAATGCATGACTTTAACCCATGACCAAAATATACATCTCTCAAAATTTTGTCAGTATCTATTCCATAACACATCGCTTTCCTGACATTTGAATCTTTCAACGCTGGATTTTGATAATTAGGAGCCATAAATACATAATCTTGCATAACGTATTTATAAATATTTACATTTGAAAGCTCTTTGTATTTATCCCAGTCTATGTCACTTAAAAAAGTAAAATCTGCTTCTTTGCTTTGAAAAGATGTTATCATGGCATTTTCATTAGGCACAATTTTAAATACTATATTATCTATATAGGGTTTGTCGCCTCTATAATAAGGATTTTTTTCAAAAATAACCTCTCTGCTAACACTGTAAGAAGATATCTTATATGGTCCTGTACCAATAGGTACGATGTCTTTATTTAAAATATCTTCCTTGCTCTTGTATTGGTGCTCGGCTAAAATAGGAAAAGTAAATAAAGCTATTGGATTTGCAGCAGGTTTATTTAAAACAACTTCAAATTCATAATCACCGTTTGTCTTATAAGAGGAGAGATAGTTAATGAGAATGTCCTTATAAGGGCTTTTTACCTCCTTACTTTTAAAAGAATCAAAAGTAAATTTTACATCATTAGCTGTAAAACTTACTCCATCCTGCCATTTAACATTCTTTTTTAAATAAAATTTTATATTAAGTCCATTTATATCCCACTTTTCTGCTAATTGAGGAACAGGTTTTAAAGTTTTATCTAAAGTAACTAATCCTTCCAATGACAAATTCAACATTTGCCTTACTCGTTCATTGCTGTTTAAAAAAGGATTTAACGTATCAAAAGAAGTAATATTTACTCTTAAAGTGCCACCCTCTAGTGGCTTTTCTTCTTCAATCTTAGTTTTATCCTCAGAAGCTTGCGGCAAATTTACCATATTTTGTGGAGTGGTTTTGCATCCTGTAAAAATAAACATCAAAATGAAAGATAATATAATAAATTTTCTCATTAACTATCATCTCCGAAAACTATTTTATCTTTTTCAATTTTTTATTTTCTATAATACCAGGAATTCTCCCTCTTTTAGCAACAGGTACCCCTTCTACTTCTTTTATATCCATTGTCATGTCAATAGGTTGAGCATCAGATATGTAACTTCCAACACCAAAAGCATCTGCCCCACTTTCAGAAAGTTTTGCAACTCTTTCAGGATCTAAACCTCCAGAAACTATAATTTTTACATTTGTAAATCCTTTTTGATTAAGCCTTTGTCTTAGTTCATAAACCAAACTGGGAGTAACACCTCCTCTTTCTGATGGAGTATCAAGTCTTACTCCGTATAATCTATCCCCTAAAAATTCAGCAACCCTCAAAGCCTCTTCCACTTCGTCTTTAAAAGTATCAACTAAAATGGTTATCTTCTCATCAGGGGGAGTTATATCTCTGTAAGCTTTCACCACTTCTAATGTATCTCCTGCAATCAAAAAAGCAGCATGAGGTACTGTCCCTTTAGGGTCTTTTCCCATTAATTTTGCACCTAAAACACAGCTGGCATCATCTGCCCCTCCAACGAGTGCCGCCCTTTCCATCACAGGTGCCACAGCTGGATGTACATGTCTCGCGCCAAAACATAATATTGGTTTGTCTTTGGCAACTTCTTTAAGCTCCCTTGCTGCTGTTGCCCAACCAGAAGAACTTGCAAGAATTCCTAATATTGCCGTCTCATAAATTCCAAACTCACTATAAGGCCCTTTTATCCTCATTACTGTATCTTTAGCTTCAAAAGTATCTCCTTCTTCCAAAGACCATATTTCCACATTTTTATCTTTAAGTAAACTCATTACTTCTGGTAACCCTGCAAAAACTCCTCTTTTTCTTGGAAATATCTCCGCTGTGACTATTTTATCTTGTACACTAAGATATGACAAAATATCCTGGGTTCTTAAAAAATACACATCCGTAGTCCATGCATTTTTTATTTCTTCATGAGTAGCTGAGAAAAACTCCCTATCCTTTTCGATTTTTACCTCATTTAGGTCTTTTAAATGTTTTAATTGTTTCATTTGTGTCCTCCCTTTTTATTTTCTTTTTTAACGATACTATTATACCAATTTTTCAGCTTTTTTTGTATATACTAATTTTCATATCAATTTTTAGTTTCATATATGAACTTATACATCTGATAAACTGCTAACACCTTTTTTATATATCTATTTGTCTCAGGAAAAGGAACAGCATGTAGCTGCTTCCCATCCTTCGAAAATTTTTTGTCTTTAAGCCATGCATCTACATTTCCACTACCTCCGTTATAAGCTGCTATAGCCAACTGCATATTCCCATTGAAATTTTTAAGAAGATAACTCAAATACCATGTCCCCATTTGAATATTGTATTTAGGTTCAAAAAGCATATTATTACTGTAGTTTTTTATCCCTATTTTTTTAGCAATCCACTCTCCAGTCTCTGGTAAAATTTGCATTAATCCTATAGCATTTTTACTGGAAATTGCATTACTTTTAAAATTACTTTCTACTTTTATTACGGCAAAAACAAGATAGGGATCTACTCCATACTCTTTTGCGTAATAAACTACATAATTCTGGTATTTAAGAGGATAAATTTTTTTTAAAAAATAATAAGTATTTAACTCGTAAGTAAACAAAAGACCTAGTAGTATCAAAAATATTACCGCAACTTTTTTTCTCAAAGTAACTCCTCCGATATCATGATTTATGTTGCAAATCTTCCCCAAAATAGTGTAACTTGTTTTTCCATAGCTTTAAAATCCTTACTATTGTTTATTATAAAATCTGCGTATCTTATTTTTTCATCCAGAGGCATTTGACTTTTTATACGATTTAACGCGTCTTTGTAAGAAAGTTTATCCCTTTCCATAACCCTCTTTATTTGAGTTTTTGAATCTACTACTACTAGCCAAACTTCATCTACCATTTTATAAAGTTTCATTTCAATTAAAAGAGCTGCGTCTAATACAATAGCCTTTTGCTGATTCTTTTTTCTTTCTTCTTCTATTTTTTCTTTTATTCGTTCTATTATTATAGGATGAGTAATTTCATTTAATTTTTTAAGCTTCCTTCTGTCAGCAAACACAATATTACCTAATTTCTTTCTGTCAATTTCTCCGTCCTCCTTTAAAATTTCTCTGCCAAAATATTCTACAATTTTATTATATGCTTCTGTTCCCTTTACCATTATTTCTCTCGACACGATATCTGCATCAATAACCACAGCCCCCATCTTCTTTAAAAGCTTAGAAACAGTGCTTTTCCCAGACGCAATGCCACCAGTCAGTCCAATTACTTGCATTTTGTACACCTCACTTGGCTAAAAACCAATTGGGTCCTACTCCAATTTCCACTACAAGGGGAACTTTTAATTGTACTACATTTTCCATATTATCTTTGAGTATCTTTTTTACGATTTCTACTTCATCTTTATAAGTATCCACTACAAGTTCGTCATGAACTTGTAATATAAGCTTAGACTTAAGCTTTAATTTTTCTAAATCGTTGTACACTCTAACCATTGCCATTTTTATTATATCGGCAGCACTTCCCTGTATTGGAGCATTCATCGCTAACCTTTCAGCCTGTGACCTTTGAGTAAAATTTCTGGAGTTTATCTCAGGAATATATCTTCTCCTGTTCATTATTGTAATCACATAGCCATTTTCTTTTGCAAATCGAACTATTTTTTCAATATATTCTTTTACTCCTTTGTATCTTTCAAAATAATTATTTATATACTCTTTTGCCTCTTTTCTTGATATTTTAAGGTCTCGAGAAAGCCCGTAATCGCTGATGCCATATATTATGCCA contains:
- the coaE gene encoding dephospho-CoA kinase (Dephospho-CoA kinase (CoaE) performs the final step in coenzyme A biosynthesis.), translated to MQVIGLTGGIASGKSTVSKLLKKMGAVVIDADIVSREIMVKGTEAYNKIVEYFGREILKEDGEIDRKKLGNIVFADRRKLKKLNEITHPIIIERIKEKIEEERKKNQQKAIVLDAALLIEMKLYKMVDEVWLVVVDSKTQIKRVMERDKLSYKDALNRIKSQMPLDEKIRYADFIINNSKDFKAMEKQVTLFWGRFAT
- a CDS encoding nicotinate phosphoribosyltransferase, which encodes MKQLKHLKDLNEVKIEKDREFFSATHEEIKNAWTTDVYFLRTQDILSYLSVQDKIVTAEIFPRKRGVFAGLPEVMSLLKDKNVEIWSLEEGDTFEAKDTVMRIKGPYSEFGIYETAILGILASSSGWATAARELKEVAKDKPILCFGARHVHPAVAPVMERAALVGGADDASCVLGAKLMGKDPKGTVPHAAFLIAGDTLEVVKAYRDITPPDEKITILVDTFKDEVEEALRVAEFLGDRLYGVRLDTPSERGGVTPSLVYELRQRLNQKGFTNVKIIVSGGLDPERVAKLSESGADAFGVGSYISDAQPIDMTMDIKEVEGVPVAKRGRIPGIIENKKLKKIK
- a CDS encoding C40 family peptidase; translated protein: MDQRIGKMIFGISVFGATLIGSSFLNPAFAEGLGVGKITGNYVNVRTQGSLSGSIITRLNLNDTVTVLDQQNGWYKIKLSDGKEGWVFGEYLALVNGQNAPVTGVGTVTGSRVNVRSAASLSASIITQLAKNTVVDVLGKQNDWYKVRLSNNKEGWIYSQYLAVKSVDTTVSRGSVNRTPIAVGIVTGSVVNVRSAGNISANVIAQVTKNTKVDVLGNQNGWYNIRLSDGREGWIYGQYLSVGTQTIVSRGDVDRSVVNKLIEFAKSLLGTKYVYGGSSPAGFDCSGFVQYVFKNFDINLPRTAKDQSTVEEYVSYSNLQPGDLVFFKTLGSSVINHSGIYIGNGEFIHSSSGAGKVIISNITSGYYKDHYTTARRVIR
- a CDS encoding lytic transglycosylase domain-containing protein; its protein translation is MRKKVAVIFLILLGLLFTYELNTYYFLKKIYPLKYQNYVVYYAKEYGVDPYLVFAVIKVESNFKSNAISSKNAIGLMQILPETGEWIAKKIGIKNYSNNMLFEPKYNIQMGTWYLSYLLKNFNGNMQLAIAAYNGGSGNVDAWLKDKKFSKDGKQLHAVPFPETNRYIKKVLAVYQMYKFIYETKN
- a CDS encoding peptide ABC transporter substrate-binding protein codes for the protein MRKFIILSFILMFIFTGCKTTPQNMVNLPQASEDKTKIEEEKPLEGGTLRVNITSFDTLNPFLNSNERVRQMLNLSLEGLVTLDKTLKPVPQLAEKWDINGLNIKFYLKKNVKWQDGVSFTANDVKFTFDSFKSKEVKSPYKDILINYLSSYKTNGDYEFEVVLNKPAANPIALFTFPILAEHQYKSKEDILNKDIVPIGTGPYKISSYSVSREVIFEKNPYYRGDKPYIDNIVFKIVPNENAMITSFQSKEADFTFLSDIDWDKYKELSNVNIYKYVMQDYVFMAPNYQNPALKDSNVRKAMCYGIDTDKILRDVYFGHGLKSCIPVRPDSWLYSSKIVAHNYDIKEANKILEENGWNLVKGIRNNGTYQLKFDLIVNVNNPYLIKTAQIIKNNLKSIGIEIKIVPKDWDNLLSSVYSGKFDLVLMEWNLSYNQDMSAMFMTKGKDNFMGYSNSKVDEIYSRIFYDLEENSLKADYQVLEQVFLEEQPIIGLFYIEGAVMAYDNVKGVDPTGFNVFDNIEKWYIKK